TCGTCGATGCGCCGCTGTCCTTCGTTCAGGGCCGTGCCGCGATGATCGGCGTCGGAGAGAAGGGCGTGCTGACGCTGAAGCTCAGTGCGCGCGGCGAGGGCGGGCACGCGTCCGCGCCACCGACGCTCACCGCCGTGCGACGCATCGCCCGCGCCGTGAACCGACTCGCGCCGTCCACATTCCGCCCTCGGACGCCGAAGGCGATCTCCCGGATGCTGTCACAGTTCTCCGAGCAGGCCAGCGGGCCCTCCCGACTGCTGCTCAAGATGCTCGCACGCGTGCCGTTCCTCACGGCGCGCGTGTTCGCGGCGCTGGGCGGGGAACCAGCCGCCATGGTGCGCACCACGGTCGCCGCCACCATGCAGACAGGCGGTACAGCGGCGAATGTCATCCCCTCGCAGGCATCCGCGACGGTGAACCTGCGCATCGCGCTCGGGGAGAGCGTCGACAGCGCTGTCGTGCGCGTACGCCGTCGAGTTCGCGACCCGCTCGTCGAGATCGAAGTACTCGAAGGCAGCGAGCCCTCGCCGGAGTCACCGACCGACAACGCGCAGTTCGCGCTTCTCGGCGAAGCATTGGACGAGTCGTTCCCCGGCGTCCGCCCCGTCCCGTACGTGATGATGGCAGCCACTGACTCGCGCCACTTCCATCGCTACGCGCCGGCGGTGTACCGGTTCGCTCCTCTGGAGATGTCGAACGCGCAGCGCGCGTCGATCCATGGGGTCGACGAGAGTGTGGAGATCGCCACGCTCGAACGGGGCGAGGCGTTCCACCGGGCGCTGCTCGAACGTCTCCGTTGAACCTGAGTACCGGCATCCGCGGTACCCGGTGTGCCGTAGAGTGACCTCACCCGAAATCTCAAGAAGGAGCAATGGTGCCCCGTTCTGTCAGCCTGAGCGCGCTCGCCGCGGTCGTCGGTTTCCTCGCCTTCGTGGAGTTCACCAGCGGCGTGCTGCAGGGCTACTACACGCCGATGCTCTCCGACATCGCGCGGCATCTGCAGATCCACGACGCCGACGTGAACTGGTTCGAGGGCACGCAGCTCATGCTCTCGGCGCTGGTCGTTCCGGCCTTCGCGAAGCTCGGCGACATGGTCGGCCACAAGCGGATGCTGCTGATCTCCACCGCACTGACAGCGGTGGCCGCTCTTGCGCTGCCCTTCACGGACTCGTTCTGGGTGTTCCTCGTGGCGTGGACGCTGATGGGCTTCTACGTCGTCTGGCTGCCGCTGGAGATCGCGCTGATCTGGTCGCGATCGCGGAAGATGGAGGGCCGCTCGATCCTGACCGCACGGGCGGCGGGTCTGCTCGTCGCGGCGCTCGAGGCCGGAGCCATCGGCGGTGCGCTGATCGGGGGTGCGCTCATCGACGTGCTGCCGCTGACCATCGTGCTGCTGATCCCTGCGCTGCTCGTGATCGTCTGCTTCTTCGTCATCCTGTTCGGGGTGAAGGAGTCGCCGGACTCGACGGGCGGTGTGCTCGACATG
The DNA window shown above is from Microbacterium murale and carries:
- a CDS encoding M20/M25/M40 family metallo-hydrolase yields the protein MTTVTARPGIAERLSRMIQLPTVSAELEVRGHEPFEKFVALIAELYPLTHERLSLERHTEFGLLFHWDGASSADPLVLMAHYDVVPVGESDDWTYPPFAGTIADGRVHGRGALDDKGPLIVVLEAVENLLANGFVPARDVYLSFGGNEETFGAAAVEIARVMKERGIVPWLVLDEGGAVVDAPLSFVQGRAAMIGVGEKGVLTLKLSARGEGGHASAPPTLTAVRRIARAVNRLAPSTFRPRTPKAISRMLSQFSEQASGPSRLLLKMLARVPFLTARVFAALGGEPAAMVRTTVAATMQTGGTAANVIPSQASATVNLRIALGESVDSAVVRVRRRVRDPLVEIEVLEGSEPSPESPTDNAQFALLGEALDESFPGVRPVPYVMMAATDSRHFHRYAPAVYRFAPLEMSNAQRASIHGVDESVEIATLERGEAFHRALLERLR